The following proteins come from a genomic window of Pseudomonas cichorii:
- a CDS encoding SDR family oxidoreductase, translated as MDKVLLITGGSRGIGAATALLAASHGYRICINYLSDHASAEKICTRVRELGAQAIAVQADVSNEDEIIRLYARIDSELGPVTHLVNNAGTIAHTSRLDDMSEFRMLKIMMTNVVGPMLCSKHALLRMSPRHGGNGGSIVNVTSAAARLGAPGEYIDYAASKGALDTFTIGLSKEVAGEGIRVNAVRPGFIFTDFHALSGDPFRVSKLEGDIPMCRGGKAEEVAETIVWLLSDHASYVTGTFIDAAGGR; from the coding sequence ATGGATAAAGTCCTCCTCATTACCGGCGGCTCCCGCGGGATCGGTGCTGCCACGGCGCTTCTGGCGGCTTCACACGGTTATCGAATCTGCATCAATTACCTGTCCGACCATGCTTCTGCCGAGAAAATATGCACCCGAGTCCGGGAATTGGGGGCGCAGGCCATTGCGGTACAGGCCGATGTCAGTAACGAGGACGAAATCATCCGCCTCTATGCGCGTATCGATTCAGAGTTGGGACCTGTTACTCATCTGGTCAACAACGCCGGGACCATTGCCCATACCTCGCGGCTGGACGACATGTCCGAGTTCCGCATGCTCAAGATCATGATGACCAACGTGGTCGGCCCGATGCTGTGCAGTAAACACGCCTTGTTGCGCATGTCGCCGCGCCATGGCGGCAACGGCGGCAGCATCGTCAACGTGACCTCGGCTGCTGCCCGACTGGGTGCGCCGGGTGAATATATCGATTACGCCGCTTCCAAGGGGGCGCTGGATACGTTCACCATCGGTTTGTCCAAGGAGGTCGCAGGCGAGGGGATTCGGGTCAATGCGGTAAGACCGGGCTTTATCTTCACCGACTTTCATGCCCTGAGTGGCGATCCGTTTCGGGTCAGCAAGCTCGAAGGGGACATCCCCATGTGTCGGGGCGGAAAAGCCGAAGAGGTGGCCGAAACCATCGTCTGGCTGCTGTCGGACCATGCTTCATACGTGACCGGCACTTTTATTGACGCGGCGGGCGGGCGCTGA
- a CDS encoding efflux transporter outer membrane subunit, whose translation MTDHPAIKSNPQWLVRPLATGLCVLLLSACAVGPDYHKPSVTTPVQFKAAEGWRQATPSDAMARGAWWEVYGDSELNALVERLNSSNQTVAQYEAQYRQARALVRSSRGALFPTLDLTAGKTRSSQGSSSTSTSGSSGINDSYNAQLGVSWEADIWGKLRRGLEADTASAQASLADLAAMQLSLQSELVQNYLQLRVLDEQKRLLESTVQAYERSLTMTRNQYQAGISGREAVAQAQTQLKTTQADLIDLTWQRAQFENAIAVLMGMAPAEFNLPATTTIPELPQIPVGIPSQLLERRPDIAAAERSIMAANANIGVAKAAYYPDFTLSLSGGYNSNSFSNWISLPNRFWSVGPQMALTLFDAGRRSAEVDRIEAVYDQTVAQYRQTVLNGFQEVENYMVQLKVYEEEATVRQEALDAARESLRLTSNQYKAGVIGYLDVVNVQTTALSNERSVLNVLQSRLIASVQLIAAMGGGWDARSGLQIKE comes from the coding sequence ATGACTGACCATCCGGCAATCAAATCCAACCCGCAGTGGCTTGTCCGGCCACTGGCAACGGGGCTTTGCGTCCTGCTGCTGAGCGCCTGTGCCGTAGGGCCTGACTACCACAAGCCGTCAGTGACCACGCCTGTGCAGTTCAAGGCGGCCGAGGGCTGGCGTCAGGCGACACCGAGCGATGCCATGGCCCGTGGCGCATGGTGGGAGGTGTATGGCGACAGCGAGCTCAATGCGCTGGTGGAGCGGCTCAACAGTTCCAACCAGACGGTCGCACAATATGAAGCCCAGTACCGGCAGGCCAGGGCATTGGTGCGCAGTTCCCGCGGTGCGCTGTTTCCCACGCTGGACCTGACGGCCGGCAAGACCCGCTCGAGCCAGGGTTCCTCCAGCACCAGTACGTCGGGTTCCAGCGGTATCAACGATTCCTACAATGCTCAACTGGGCGTGAGCTGGGAAGCCGATATCTGGGGCAAGTTGCGCCGTGGGCTGGAAGCCGACACCGCCAGCGCCCAGGCCAGCCTTGCAGATCTGGCTGCCATGCAGTTGAGCCTGCAATCGGAACTGGTGCAGAACTACCTGCAATTGCGGGTGCTGGACGAGCAGAAGCGTTTGCTGGAGTCCACTGTCCAGGCTTACGAACGTTCCCTGACCATGACCCGCAATCAGTATCAGGCCGGTATTTCCGGGCGCGAAGCCGTGGCCCAGGCCCAGACCCAGCTCAAGACCACCCAGGCCGACCTGATTGATCTGACGTGGCAGCGCGCCCAGTTCGAGAATGCCATCGCGGTCTTGATGGGCATGGCGCCAGCCGAGTTCAATCTGCCAGCGACGACCACGATCCCGGAGTTGCCGCAGATTCCGGTGGGCATTCCTTCGCAATTGCTGGAGCGTCGCCCTGATATCGCGGCTGCCGAACGCTCCATCATGGCCGCCAACGCTAACATCGGTGTCGCCAAGGCCGCTTACTACCCGGATTTCACCCTGAGCCTGAGTGGCGGCTATAACAGCAATTCGTTTTCCAACTGGATCAGCCTGCCGAACCGCTTCTGGTCGGTCGGGCCGCAAATGGCCCTGACGCTGTTCGATGCCGGCAGACGCTCTGCGGAAGTCGATCGCATTGAAGCCGTCTATGACCAGACCGTTGCGCAATACCGGCAAACGGTCCTGAACGGCTTCCAGGAGGTGGAAAACTACATGGTTCAGCTCAAGGTTTACGAGGAGGAAGCGACCGTTCGGCAGGAAGCGCTGGATGCTGCCCGTGAATCCCTGCGCCTGACCAGCAACCAATACAAAGCCGGAGTCATCGGCTATCTGGATGTCGTCAATGTGCAGACCACTGCGCTGAGCAACGAGCGCAGCGTCTTGAATGTGCTGCAAAGCCGCCTGATTGCCAGTGTGCAGTTGATCGCTGCAATGGGGGGTGGCTGGGATGCCCGGAGCGGTCTGCAGATCAAGGAATGA
- a CDS encoding DUF3203 family protein translates to MTLEFDSAHQSCSVTFHDRILRSLVADVIITTNDATHMSEALIDGQHVPITEADADALTVQGAQDKRHHTVRE, encoded by the coding sequence ATGACACTGGAATTCGATAGCGCTCACCAATCCTGCTCCGTGACATTTCACGATAGGATTTTGCGCAGCCTCGTGGCTGATGTGATCATCACGACCAACGATGCGACCCATATGTCCGAGGCGCTGATAGATGGACAGCACGTACCGATAACCGAGGCGGATGCCGATGCGTTGACGGTGCAAGGTGCGCAGGACAAGCGACATCACACCGTCAGAGAGTAG
- a CDS encoding MdtB/MuxB family multidrug efflux RND transporter permease subunit: protein MNMSRLFILRPVATTLSMLAIVLAGLIAYTLLPVSALPQVDYPTIRVMTLYPGASPQVMTSAVTAPLERQFGQMPGLDQMASTSSGGASVITLRFNLEINMDVAEQEVQAAINAATNLLPNDLPAPPVYNKVNPADTPVLTLAITSRTMLLPKLNDLVDTRMAQKISQISGVGMVSIAGGQRQAVRIKVNPEALAANGLNLADVRTLISASNVNQPKGNFDGPTRVSMLDANDQLKSPEEYANLILAYSNGAPLRLKDVAEIVDGAENERLAAWANRNQAVLLNIQRQPGANVIEVVDRIKALLPSITDNLPAGLDVVVLTDRTQTIRASVTDVQHELLIAIVLVVLVTFLFLRRVSATIIPSIAVPLSLIGTFGVMYLAGFSINNLTLMALTIATGFVVDDAIVMLENISRHIEEGETPFQAALKGAKQIGFTLISLTLSLIAVLIPLLFMADVVGRLFREFAITLAVAILISLVVSLTLTPMMCARLLKREPKEEEQGRFYRASGAWIDWLIRIYSDKLRWVLKHQPLTLLVAIGTMGLTVVLYMAVPKGFFPVQDTGVIQGISEAPQSVSFKSMSERQQSLADIILKDPAVASLSSYIGVDGDNATLNSGRLLINLKPHGERDLTAMQVIQRLQPQLDGLSGIRLFMQPVQDLTIEDRVSRTQYQFSMSSPDAELLSLWSGKLVDALSKRPELTDVASDLQDKGLQVYLMIDRDAASRVGVTVANITDALYDAFGQRQISTIYTQASQYRVVLQAASGNELGPRALEQIHVKTTDGGQVKLSSLARVEQRQAQLAIAHMGQFPAVMMSFNLAPDVALGQAVQVIEQVQKDIGMPIGVQTQFQGAAAAFQASLSSTLLLILAAVVTMYIVLGVLYESYIHPITILSTLPSAAVGALLALMISGNDLGMIAIIGIILLIGIVKKNAIMMIDFALDAERNRGIDPETAIYEAALLRFRPILMTTLAALFGAIPLMLATGSGAELRQPLGLVMVGGLLLSQILTLFTTPVIYLYFDRLGRRWARKPDSRQVEA from the coding sequence ATGAACATGTCGCGCCTGTTCATCCTGCGTCCGGTCGCCACCACGCTGAGCATGTTGGCGATTGTGCTGGCCGGTTTGATCGCCTACACCCTATTGCCGGTTTCGGCCCTGCCACAGGTGGATTACCCGACCATCCGGGTCATGACCCTGTATCCGGGCGCCAGCCCGCAGGTCATGACCAGCGCCGTGACGGCGCCGCTGGAGCGACAGTTCGGGCAGATGCCGGGGCTGGACCAGATGGCGTCCACCAGTTCGGGCGGCGCGTCGGTCATCACCTTGCGTTTCAATCTTGAAATCAACATGGACGTGGCCGAGCAGGAAGTGCAGGCGGCCATCAATGCCGCGACCAACCTGTTGCCCAATGATCTGCCTGCGCCACCGGTCTACAACAAGGTCAACCCGGCGGATACGCCGGTCCTGACCCTGGCAATCACTTCCAGGACCATGCTGCTGCCCAAGCTCAACGATCTGGTGGATACGCGCATGGCGCAGAAAATCTCCCAGATCAGCGGCGTCGGCATGGTCAGCATCGCGGGCGGGCAGCGTCAGGCGGTGCGGATCAAGGTCAACCCCGAAGCCCTGGCTGCCAACGGCCTGAATCTGGCGGACGTGCGCACGCTGATCAGTGCCTCCAACGTCAACCAGCCAAAGGGTAACTTCGACGGTCCGACCCGGGTGTCGATGCTCGATGCCAACGACCAGCTCAAGTCCCCCGAGGAATACGCCAACCTGATCCTGGCCTACAGCAATGGTGCACCGCTGCGTCTCAAGGATGTGGCAGAGATCGTCGATGGTGCGGAAAACGAGCGACTGGCCGCCTGGGCCAACCGCAATCAGGCGGTGCTGCTCAATATCCAGCGTCAGCCCGGTGCCAACGTCATCGAGGTGGTAGACCGGATCAAGGCCTTGCTGCCCAGCATCACGGACAACCTGCCGGCCGGACTGGATGTGGTTGTGCTGACCGACCGTACCCAGACCATCCGCGCCTCGGTGACCGACGTTCAGCATGAGTTGCTGATCGCCATCGTGCTCGTGGTACTGGTGACTTTCCTGTTTCTGCGCCGGGTCAGTGCAACCATCATTCCGTCGATTGCCGTGCCGTTGTCCCTGATCGGCACGTTTGGCGTGATGTATCTGGCCGGTTTCTCCATCAACAACCTCACGCTGATGGCCCTGACCATCGCCACCGGTTTTGTGGTGGACGATGCCATCGTGATGCTGGAGAACATTTCCCGGCATATCGAAGAGGGTGAAACACCTTTTCAGGCAGCCTTGAAGGGCGCGAAGCAGATCGGCTTCACGCTGATTTCCCTTACCCTGTCGCTGATTGCCGTATTGATCCCGCTGCTGTTCATGGCCGATGTGGTCGGGCGTCTGTTCCGGGAGTTCGCTATTACCCTGGCAGTGGCGATCCTGATTTCTCTTGTTGTTTCCCTGACCCTGACCCCGATGATGTGCGCCCGCTTGCTCAAGCGTGAGCCAAAGGAAGAAGAGCAGGGGCGTTTCTACCGCGCCAGCGGTGCCTGGATCGACTGGCTGATCCGCATCTATTCCGACAAGCTGCGCTGGGTGCTCAAGCACCAGCCTCTGACCCTGCTGGTTGCCATCGGTACGATGGGTTTGACCGTCGTGCTGTACATGGCCGTTCCCAAGGGCTTCTTTCCGGTGCAGGACACCGGCGTGATCCAGGGTATTTCCGAAGCGCCGCAGTCGGTGTCGTTCAAATCCATGAGCGAGCGTCAGCAATCGCTGGCGGACATTATTCTCAAGGATCCTGCCGTTGCGAGCCTGTCTTCCTATATAGGTGTCGATGGTGACAACGCGACGCTCAACAGCGGCCGCCTGCTGATCAACCTCAAGCCCCACGGCGAGCGCGACCTGACTGCCATGCAGGTCATCCAGCGTCTGCAACCTCAACTGGACGGCTTGTCGGGCATTCGCCTGTTCATGCAGCCGGTGCAGGACCTGACCATCGAAGACCGGGTCAGCCGGACCCAGTACCAGTTCAGCATGTCGTCACCTGATGCCGAACTGCTCAGTCTGTGGAGCGGCAAGCTGGTGGACGCCCTGAGCAAGCGCCCGGAACTGACCGATGTCGCCAGTGACCTGCAGGACAAGGGCTTGCAGGTTTACCTGATGATCGACCGCGATGCTGCAAGCCGCGTGGGCGTTACCGTGGCCAATATCACCGATGCGCTGTACGACGCTTTCGGTCAGCGGCAGATTTCCACCATCTACACCCAGGCCAGTCAGTATCGAGTGGTGCTGCAGGCGGCTTCCGGCAACGAGCTGGGCCCCAGGGCGCTGGAGCAGATTCACGTCAAGACCACCGATGGCGGTCAGGTCAAGCTGTCGAGTCTGGCCAGGGTCGAGCAGCGTCAGGCACAACTGGCGATTGCCCATATGGGGCAGTTCCCGGCGGTCATGATGTCGTTCAACCTCGCGCCTGATGTGGCGCTGGGCCAGGCGGTGCAGGTGATCGAGCAGGTACAGAAAGACATCGGCATGCCGATTGGCGTGCAGACCCAGTTCCAGGGCGCTGCCGCAGCGTTTCAGGCCTCGTTGTCCAGCACGCTGCTGCTGATCCTGGCGGCGGTGGTGACCATGTACATCGTGCTGGGTGTGCTCTACGAGAGTTATATCCACCCGATCACCATTCTCTCGACCCTGCCATCGGCAGCGGTGGGCGCATTGCTGGCTCTGATGATCAGCGGCAACGATCTGGGGATGATCGCCATCATCGGCATCATTCTGCTGATTGGTATCGTCAAGAAGAATGCCATCATGATGATCGACTTCGCCCTGGACGCCGAACGTAATCGCGGCATCGACCCCGAAACGGCTATCTATGAAGCGGCGTTGCTGCGTTTCCGGCCGATCCTGATGACGACCCTGGCGGCGCTGTTCGGCGCGATACCGCTGATGCTGGCCACCGGCTCCGGCGCAGAGCTGCGTCAGCCGCTGGGGCTGGTGATGGTCGGCGGCCTGTTGCTCAGCCAGATCCTCACGCTGTTCACGACCCCGGTGATCTATCTGTACTTCGATCGCCTTGGCCGTCGCTGGGCGCGCAAGCCTGACTCAAGACAGGTCGAAGCATGA
- a CDS encoding efflux RND transporter permease subunit gives MNLSAPFISRPVATVLLSLAIMLLGAVSFRLLPVAPLPNMDFPVIVVSASLPGASPEIMASSVATPLERSLGSIAGINTMSSSSSQGTTRVILQFDLDRDINGAAREVQAAINASRNLLPSGMRSMPTYKKVNPSQAPIMVLTLTSDVLEKGQLYDLASTILSQSLSQVTGVGEVQIGGSSLPAVRIELEPNMLDQYGVSLDEVRTTITGSNVRRPKGFVEDSQHNWQVQANDQLEKAKDYAPLIIRYQDGAALRLKDVAKVSDAVENRYNSGFFNDQSAVLLVINRQAGANIIETVAQIKEQLPALQAVLPASVKLNIAMDRSPVIKATLHEAEMTLLIAVVLVILVVFLFLGSLRASLIPTLAVPVSLVGTFAIMYLCGFSLNNLSLMALILATGLVVDDAIVVLENISRHIDEGVPPMKAAYLGSKEVGFTLLSMNVSLVAVFISILFMGGLVESLFREFSITLSVAIIVSLLVSLTLTPMLCARWLKPQEQEKSAFQRWSQRVNDRMVVGYDRSLGWVLRHPRLTLLSLLITIVVNVALYVVVPKTFLPQQDTGQLMGFIRGDDGLSFTVMQPKMEIFRRAVLTDPAVQSVAGFIGGSGGTNNAFMIVRLKPISERKVSATQVVERLRKTLPHVPGGRLFLAPDQDLQLGGGREQASSQYQYILQSGDLQSLREWYPKVVAALKALPELTAIDAREGRGAQQVTLVVNRDAAKRLGIDMNMVTTVLNNAYSQRQVSTIYDTLNQYQVVMEVNPRYAQDPVTLQQVQVITADGQRVPLSSIAHYERSLANDRVSHEGQFASESISFDLAEGVSLDTATVAIERAIAKVGLPSEVISKMAGAADAFAATQKGQPLMILGALLAVYLVLGILYESYIHPLTILSTLPSAGVGALLSIYVLGGEFSLISLLGLFLLIGVVKKNAIMMIDLALHLERESGMTPQESIRSACLQRLRPILMTTIAAILGALPLLLSNAEGAEMRRPLGLTIIGGLVFSQILTLYTTPVVYLYLDRLRHRFNRWRGVRTDAALETPL, from the coding sequence ATGAACCTGTCCGCACCCTTTATCAGCAGGCCGGTCGCCACCGTTCTGCTGAGTCTGGCAATCATGCTGCTGGGCGCGGTCAGTTTCAGGCTGTTGCCCGTGGCGCCGTTGCCGAACATGGATTTCCCGGTGATTGTGGTATCGGCCAGCCTGCCGGGCGCGAGCCCCGAGATCATGGCCTCCAGTGTGGCCACGCCGCTGGAGCGCTCGCTGGGATCCATCGCCGGCATCAATACCATGAGCAGCAGCTCGAGCCAGGGGACGACCCGGGTGATCCTGCAGTTCGACCTGGACCGGGATATCAACGGTGCGGCGCGGGAAGTGCAGGCGGCAATCAACGCCTCGCGCAATCTGTTGCCCAGTGGCATGCGCAGCATGCCGACCTACAAGAAGGTCAACCCTTCCCAGGCACCGATCATGGTACTGACCCTGACTTCCGATGTGCTGGAAAAAGGGCAGCTCTACGATCTGGCCTCGACCATCCTGTCCCAGAGCCTCTCTCAGGTGACTGGTGTCGGCGAGGTGCAGATTGGCGGCAGTTCGCTACCGGCCGTGCGTATCGAGCTGGAACCGAACATGCTGGACCAGTACGGTGTTTCCCTCGACGAAGTGCGCACCACCATCACCGGTTCCAACGTGCGTCGTCCCAAGGGGTTTGTGGAAGACAGCCAGCATAACTGGCAGGTCCAGGCCAACGACCAGCTGGAAAAGGCCAAGGATTACGCGCCACTGATCATTCGCTATCAGGATGGCGCGGCACTGCGTCTCAAGGATGTGGCCAAGGTCAGCGACGCCGTGGAAAACCGCTACAACAGTGGTTTCTTCAATGACCAGTCGGCCGTGCTGCTGGTTATCAACCGTCAGGCCGGTGCCAACATCATCGAGACGGTGGCGCAGATCAAGGAGCAGTTGCCTGCCTTGCAGGCGGTCTTGCCTGCCAGTGTGAAGCTGAATATCGCCATGGACCGTTCGCCGGTCATCAAGGCCACGCTGCATGAAGCCGAGATGACCCTGTTGATTGCCGTGGTTCTGGTGATTCTGGTGGTGTTCCTGTTTCTGGGCAGTCTGCGGGCTTCGCTGATCCCGACACTGGCGGTGCCGGTTTCCCTGGTGGGTACTTTCGCCATCATGTATCTGTGCGGTTTCTCCCTGAACAACCTGTCGCTGATGGCCCTGATTCTGGCCACCGGGCTGGTGGTGGACGACGCAATCGTGGTGCTGGAGAACATTTCCCGGCATATCGATGAGGGTGTCCCGCCGATGAAGGCGGCTTACCTGGGGTCCAAGGAAGTCGGTTTCACGTTGTTGTCCATGAACGTTTCGCTGGTGGCCGTGTTCATCTCGATCCTGTTCATGGGCGGTCTGGTGGAAAGCCTGTTCCGGGAGTTTTCCATCACGCTGTCGGTGGCGATCATCGTTTCACTGCTGGTTTCCCTGACGTTGACGCCGATGCTCTGCGCGCGCTGGCTCAAGCCTCAGGAGCAGGAAAAGAGTGCTTTTCAACGCTGGAGCCAGCGCGTCAACGATCGCATGGTGGTCGGCTATGACCGTTCCCTTGGCTGGGTGCTGCGTCACCCGCGTCTGACGCTGCTCAGCCTGCTGATTACCATCGTGGTGAACGTCGCGCTGTATGTGGTGGTGCCCAAGACCTTCCTGCCGCAGCAGGATACGGGGCAACTGATGGGGTTCATTCGTGGCGATGACGGTCTTTCGTTCACCGTGATGCAGCCCAAGATGGAAATCTTCCGCCGTGCCGTGCTGACCGATCCGGCGGTGCAGAGTGTTGCGGGGTTCATCGGCGGCAGTGGCGGGACCAACAATGCCTTCATGATCGTACGCCTGAAGCCGATTTCCGAACGCAAGGTATCCGCGACCCAGGTGGTCGAGCGTTTGCGCAAGACCCTGCCTCATGTGCCGGGCGGGCGATTGTTCCTGGCCCCGGATCAGGACCTGCAACTGGGCGGTGGTCGTGAACAGGCCAGCTCCCAGTATCAGTACATTCTGCAAAGCGGTGACCTGCAAAGCTTGCGCGAGTGGTATCCGAAAGTCGTGGCAGCCCTCAAGGCGTTGCCTGAGCTGACCGCCATCGACGCCCGTGAAGGGCGCGGTGCCCAGCAGGTCACTCTGGTGGTCAATCGGGATGCAGCCAAGCGCCTGGGTATCGACATGAACATGGTGACCACCGTGCTCAACAACGCCTATAGCCAGCGTCAGGTTTCCACCATCTATGACACCCTGAACCAGTATCAGGTGGTGATGGAGGTCAACCCCCGATACGCGCAGGACCCGGTCACGCTACAGCAGGTGCAGGTGATTACCGCAGACGGGCAGCGCGTGCCATTGTCGAGCATTGCCCATTATGAGCGCAGTCTTGCCAATGACCGGGTGTCCCATGAAGGCCAGTTCGCTTCGGAAAGCATTTCCTTCGATCTGGCCGAAGGCGTCAGCCTCGACACGGCGACGGTGGCCATAGAGCGTGCGATTGCCAAGGTCGGTTTGCCTTCGGAAGTCATCTCCAAGATGGCCGGTGCTGCCGACGCCTTTGCAGCCACTCAGAAAGGCCAGCCATTGATGATTCTCGGGGCCTTGCTGGCGGTTTATCTGGTGCTGGGGATTCTTTACGAAAGCTACATTCATCCATTGACGATCCTCTCGACCCTGCCGTCGGCCGGTGTCGGAGCCTTGCTGAGCATCTATGTGCTGGGCGGCGAATTCAGTCTGATTTCCCTGTTGGGGCTGTTTCTGCTCATTGGGGTCGTGAAGAAAAATGCCATCATGATGATCGACCTGGCCCTGCATCTGGAGCGTGAATCGGGAATGACGCCACAGGAGTCGATCCGCAGTGCCTGCCTGCAACGTCTGAGGCCGATCCTCATGACCACGATTGCTGCCATTCTGGGGGCCTTGCCGCTCCTGCTGAGTAACGCCGAAGGTGCGGAAATGCGCCGTCCGCTGGGCCTGACCATTATCGGCGGACTGGTCTTCAGCCAGATTCTGACCCTTTACACCACCCCCGTGGTTTACCTCTATCTCGACCGGCTGCGCCACCGATTCAATCGCTGGCGTGGCGTGCGCACCGATGCTGCTCTGGAAACCCCGCTATGA
- the mapR gene encoding GntR family transcriptional regulator MpaR (MapR regulates genes involved in Pseudomonas quinolone signal (PQS) production and anthranilate metabolism) translates to MKRYEKYADDVAELIRSGVLGPDQRVPSVRYASQTHGISPSTVFQAYYLLERRGLIRARARSGYFVNSIVGNTPKPFSEPQVSTQVNESTEVDVSELVFSVLDSIKDPNTVPFGSAFPSPMLFPLPRLSRSLASASRDMDPRMVVTDMSPGNPQLRRQIALRYMVNGLVLPMEELLITNGALEALNLCLQAVTEPGDLVAIEAPTFYACLQVLERLKLKAVEIPTHPRDGIDLGVLKQALERHPIKVCWCMTTFQNPTGALVPEARKRELVELLREHQVPLIEDDAYAELYYGPQAPKPAKAFDTDGLVMHCGSFSKSLAPGYRIGWVAAGRYAQKIERLKLMTSLCASMPAQAAIADYLQHGGYDRHLRKLRYALEDQQRAMLGAIGRYFPAQTRVSQPVGGYFLWVELPEPLDSLKVFQVALAQGISIAPGPIFSPTRRFGNCIRLNYGSPWTTASEKAMETLGRIIRSLLDN, encoded by the coding sequence ATGAAGCGTTACGAGAAGTATGCCGACGATGTAGCCGAGTTGATTCGCAGTGGCGTGTTAGGGCCGGACCAGCGGGTGCCTTCGGTGCGTTATGCGAGCCAGACCCATGGCATCAGCCCTTCCACCGTGTTCCAGGCCTATTACCTGCTGGAACGTCGCGGGTTGATTCGGGCACGGGCTCGCTCCGGGTATTTCGTCAACAGCATTGTCGGCAATACTCCCAAACCGTTCAGCGAGCCCCAGGTCAGCACCCAGGTCAATGAATCCACCGAGGTGGATGTCAGTGAGCTGGTGTTTTCAGTGCTGGACTCCATCAAGGACCCCAATACCGTGCCCTTTGGCTCGGCCTTCCCCAGTCCGATGCTGTTTCCGTTGCCGCGCCTTTCCCGTTCGCTGGCCAGCGCCAGCCGTGACATGGACCCGCGCATGGTGGTCACCGACATGTCGCCGGGCAATCCGCAACTGCGCCGCCAGATCGCCTTGCGCTACATGGTCAATGGCCTGGTGTTGCCCATGGAGGAATTGCTGATTACCAATGGCGCACTGGAAGCCCTGAATTTGTGCCTGCAAGCCGTCACCGAGCCGGGTGATCTGGTGGCCATCGAAGCGCCGACGTTTTACGCCTGCCTGCAAGTGCTGGAGCGCCTGAAACTCAAGGCTGTGGAGATTCCGACTCATCCCCGTGACGGTATCGATCTGGGCGTTTTGAAACAGGCTCTGGAACGCCATCCGATCAAAGTCTGCTGGTGCATGACCACTTTCCAGAACCCGACCGGCGCTCTGGTCCCTGAAGCGCGCAAACGTGAATTGGTGGAATTGTTGCGCGAGCATCAGGTGCCGTTGATCGAGGATGATGCCTACGCCGAGCTGTACTACGGTCCTCAGGCCCCGAAACCGGCCAAAGCCTTCGATACCGATGGGCTGGTCATGCATTGCGGCTCGTTTTCCAAAAGCCTGGCGCCAGGCTATCGGATCGGCTGGGTGGCGGCTGGCCGCTACGCGCAGAAAATCGAACGCCTGAAACTGATGACATCACTGTGCGCTTCGATGCCCGCTCAGGCCGCCATTGCGGACTATCTGCAACACGGTGGTTACGACCGGCATCTGCGCAAATTGCGCTATGCACTGGAAGATCAACAGCGAGCCATGCTGGGTGCCATCGGTCGATACTTCCCGGCACAGACCAGGGTCAGTCAGCCGGTGGGCGGTTATTTTCTGTGGGTTGAACTGCCGGAGCCGCTCGACTCGCTGAAAGTCTTCCAGGTGGCGTTGGCACAGGGGATCAGTATTGCGCCAGGGCCAATCTTTTCGCCAACCCGACGCTTTGGCAACTGCATTCGCCTGAACTACGGCAGCCCCTGGACCACGGCCTCCGAAAAGGCCATGGAAACCCTGGGGCGGATCATTCGTTCGTTGCTGGACAATTGA